From Caulobacter segnis, a single genomic window includes:
- a CDS encoding PaaI family thioesterase encodes MSDNEQSRMIATAMNEGSPQAKALGFTTLEIGDAVAILKVPYRPEIVGDPETGVIAGGVVTTLLDHASGQAVHASMETWTSIATLDLRIDYMRPAEPGLDVMARAHCYKLTRSIAFVRAVAYDRDPEDPVATAQASFMLDSSAGKKPGANLKPSREPRAKTGSVD; translated from the coding sequence ATGAGTGACAACGAACAGAGCCGGATGATCGCCACGGCGATGAACGAGGGCAGCCCCCAGGCCAAGGCGCTGGGATTCACCACCCTGGAGATCGGCGACGCGGTCGCGATCCTCAAGGTCCCCTACCGCCCCGAGATCGTCGGCGATCCCGAGACCGGCGTGATCGCCGGCGGAGTGGTCACCACATTGCTGGACCACGCCAGCGGTCAGGCGGTGCACGCCTCCATGGAGACCTGGACCTCGATCGCCACCCTGGACCTGCGCATCGACTACATGCGACCGGCCGAACCGGGCCTGGACGTCATGGCTCGCGCCCACTGCTACAAGCTGACCCGCTCGATCGCCTTCGTCCGCGCCGTGGCCTACGACCGCGACCCGGAGGACCCGGTGGCCACCGCCCAGGCCAGCTTCATGCTCGACAGCAGCGCCGGCAAGAAGCCCGGCGCCAACCTCAAACCCTCGCGCGAACCGCGCGCCAAGACGGGGAGCGTGGACTGA
- a CDS encoding ligase-associated DNA damage response exonuclease: protein MSYPDVIKPEDLLCPRPDGLYCPPGDFYIDPVRPVDRAVITHGHADHARAGHGVAVATPETLAIMAVRYGEDFAGRREAVAYGQTFVRDGVEVTLVPAGHVLGSAQAVVRWKGLTMVVSGDYKRRRDPTCARFEPVPCDVFITEATFGLPVFRHPDDAGEIRSLLASVEQFPERCHIVGAYALGKAQRVIRLLREGGWDKPIFVHGALERLNALYEAHGVELGPLAPATASGPKEAFAGQIIIAPPSAVADRWSRRFPDPVDCFASGWMRVRARARQRGVELPLILSDHADWDELTATLSELRPGEVWITHGREEALERWCELEGLPARALRLVGYDEEEGE from the coding sequence TTGTCATATCCAGACGTGATCAAGCCCGAAGATCTTCTGTGTCCCCGTCCGGACGGCCTCTACTGCCCGCCGGGAGACTTCTATATCGACCCGGTCCGCCCCGTGGACCGGGCCGTGATCACCCATGGCCATGCCGATCACGCCCGCGCCGGGCATGGCGTCGCGGTCGCGACGCCGGAGACCCTGGCGATCATGGCGGTGCGCTACGGCGAAGACTTCGCCGGGCGCCGCGAGGCCGTGGCTTATGGCCAGACCTTCGTCCGGGATGGCGTCGAGGTGACCCTGGTCCCTGCCGGTCACGTGCTGGGCTCGGCCCAGGCGGTGGTGCGCTGGAAGGGCCTGACCATGGTGGTGTCGGGCGACTACAAGCGCCGCCGCGACCCGACCTGCGCCCGGTTCGAGCCCGTGCCGTGCGATGTGTTCATCACCGAGGCGACCTTTGGCCTGCCGGTCTTCCGTCATCCCGACGACGCTGGCGAGATCCGTAGCCTGCTGGCCTCGGTCGAGCAGTTTCCGGAGCGCTGCCACATCGTCGGGGCTTACGCCTTGGGCAAGGCGCAGCGGGTGATCCGGCTGCTGCGCGAGGGCGGCTGGGACAAGCCGATCTTCGTCCACGGGGCGCTGGAGCGGCTGAACGCCCTCTACGAGGCCCACGGGGTCGAACTGGGGCCCCTGGCGCCGGCCACGGCCTCGGGACCGAAGGAGGCCTTCGCCGGCCAGATCATCATCGCCCCGCCCAGCGCCGTGGCCGATCGCTGGTCGCGGCGCTTCCCCGATCCGGTCGACTGCTTCGCGTCCGGCTGGATGCGGGTGCGAGCCAGGGCGAGGCAGCGGGGCGTCGAGCTGCCGCTGATCCTCTCGGACCACGCCGACTGGGACGAACTGACCGCGACCCTCTCCGAGCTGCGCCCCGGCGAGGTCTGGATCACCCACGGCCGCGAGGAGGCCCTGGAGCGCTGGTGCGAGCTGGAAGGCCTGCCGGCGCGGGCGTTGCGGCTGGTCGGTTACGACGAGGAAGAGGGGGAGTAG